The bacterium DNA segment GGCACCGCTGGCATCGGCCTGGTACTCACGTGACCGCGAGATCGCCATCTGAATGAGCATCGCTGCCAGCGGCGCGAAGATGAGCATGAACAGGGCGCCGAGCCCGCCGCCGTCGCGGTCATCGCGGCCGCCGCCGAAGATCATGGCCGACCAGGCGAAGATGCGCACCAGCACCATCAGCGCCCCGGCCAGCGTCGCCGCCATCGCCGAGATCAGGATGTCGCGGTTGCGCACGTGCGACAGCTCGTGGGCGACCACCCCCGCCAGCTCCTCCTCGGTCAGCAGCCGCATGATGCCCGCCGTCACCGCCACCGCCGCGTGTTGCGGATCGCGCCCGGTGGCGAAGGCGTTGGGCGAGGGGTCGGGGATGAGGTACAGCTTCGGCATCGGCAGGCCCGCCCGTGCCACCAGCCCGGACACGATCCGGTACAGGCCCGGTGCGCTGGCCTCGTCCACCGGCTGGGCCCGGTACATCATCAGCACGATCTTGTCCGAGTACCAGTAGCTGAAGAAGTTCATGGCGACCGCGAGGCCCAGGGCGATGATCATGCCCTGCTGCCCGCCGGCCCAGTCTCCCACCAGCACGAACAGCCCCGTCAACAACCCCATCAGCAAGACGGTCTTCACTTGGTTCATGGTTGAGGCAGCTTCACACTC contains these protein-coding regions:
- the htpX gene encoding zinc metalloprotease HtpX yields the protein MNQVKTVLLMGLLTGLFVLVGDWAGGQQGMIIALGLAVAMNFFSYWYSDKIVLMMYRAQPVDEASAPGLYRIVSGLVARAGLPMPKLYLIPDPSPNAFATGRDPQHAAVAVTAGIMRLLTEEELAGVVAHELSHVRNRDILISAMAATLAGALMVLVRIFAWSAMIFGGGRDDRDGGGLGALFMLIFAPLAAMLIQMAISRSREYQADASGAQLCGNPRALANALRKLARGNEAIPMQAEPSTAHMFIVSPLTGRSLMNLFATHPPLEERIARLERM